TGGATGGTCACGTCGCCGACCTTCTCGTCGTCGCCGCGCGCACGGCGGGGGCCGACGACGATGCCAAAGGCATCACCCTGTTCCTGGTCGATCCGAAGACCAAGGGCATCGAGATCGAGCGGACGATCATGGTCGATTCGCACAATGCGGCCCGAATCACCTTCAACGATGCGGACGTGACCGCCGACAGCGTGCTCGGTGAGCTCGATCAGGGCGCGGCTCTGCTCGATGGCGTGCTGAATGTTGGTCGTGCGGTGGTCGCCTCTGAGATGCTCGGCGCGGGTGACGAAGTGTTCGGCCGCACCGCGCAGTATCTGAAGGAGCGCAAGCAGTTCGGCAAGTTCATCGGCGAGTTCCAGGCGCTGCAGCATCGGATTTCCCATCTCTATGTGGAGTTGGAGATCACCCGGGCGGCCGTGTTGAAGGCGTTGCAGATGCTGGATGAGGATTTCGACAAGGCGGCGCTGATCGTCGCGGTGGCGAAGGCGCGCGCAGGGACCATCGGCACGCTGGCGGTGCAGGAGGGGCTGCAGATGCACGGCGGCATCGGCATGACCGATCAGTTCGACATCGGCCTGTTCATGAAG
The sequence above is drawn from the Afipia sp. P52-10 genome and encodes:
- a CDS encoding acyl-CoA dehydrogenase family protein; its protein translation is MALVLNEEQTLLRDSARSLITDKAPVSHFRALRDNKDKDGFSRDLWKTFAEMGFTGLLVPEEFGGSGLGCVEAGIVAEEIGHTLLPSPFLASSVLTASTLVRGGSKAQKSEYLPKVADGSVLGALAIDEGAKHRPHTITVRATRSGNGFKLKGAKTFVVDGHVADLLVVAARTAGADDDAKGITLFLVDPKTKGIEIERTIMVDSHNAARITFNDADVTADSVLGELDQGAALLDGVLNVGRAVVASEMLGAGDEVFGRTAQYLKERKQFGKFIGEFQALQHRISHLYVELEITRAAVLKALQMLDEDFDKAALIVAVAKARAGTIGTLAVQEGLQMHGGIGMTDQFDIGLFMKRMRVCQELFGDSNYQANRLAELRAY